From Synchiropus splendidus isolate RoL2022-P1 chromosome 10, RoL_Sspl_1.0, whole genome shotgun sequence, the proteins below share one genomic window:
- the LOC128766294 gene encoding olfactory receptor 5F1-like: MRTNISVITTFSLSGFNELTNLRVIVFVLTLLCYCFILFANIALIMTIAFDKTLHEPMYIFLCGFCLNALSGTMGFYPKFLSDLLSPVQVISYAGCLLQAWVLYSFICSDIAILTIMAYDRYLAICRPLEYHNILSKRRLWGLMCYSCVTPFCVVGVNILLTSRLRLCSSVITKFFCVNWIIVKLACSPSDTVINNIVANITIILYVSHCLFIMWSYLYLSKMCLNSIENKAKFLNTCVPHLVSLLTFLFSILFDIMSMRLGLFRIPQNLLNFFAIEVLLFPPLINPLIYGFKLTKVRRRIISLVTFKAKSRDSVALFYQHPRLHEKKKEADSSVVQYMRANKRLLLFHHRTRHQG, from the exons ATGAGGACCAACATTTCTGTCATCACCACGTTCTCTCTTTCAGGTTTCAACGAACTGACAAACCTGCGTgtgattgtttttgttctcaCTTTGCTGTGCTACTGTTTCATTTTGTTCGCCAATATTGCTCTGATTATGACCATTGCATTTGATAAAACCCTGCACGAGCCCATGTACATCTTCCTGTGTGGGTTTTGCCTGAACGCACTCTCCGGAACTATGGGATTTTATCCAAAATTTCTCTCTGATCTACTCAGTCCTGTTCAAGTCATCTCCTATGCTGGGTGTCTCCTTCAGGCTTGGGTGCTTTACTCTTTCATCTGCAGTGATATTGCTATTCTCACCATCATGGCGTACGACAGATACCTGGCTATATGTCGGCCTCTGGAGTACCACAATATTTTGTCGAAGCGGAGACTCTGGGGCTTAATGTGTTATTCTTGTGTAACGCCTTTCTGTGTGGTCGGGGTGAACATCTTGCTCACCTCCAGGCTGCGGCTGTGCAGTTCAGTCATCACCAAGTTCTTCTGTGTGAACTGGATCATTGTTAAACTTGCTTGTTCCCCATCAGACACCGTCATCAACAACATTGTCGCAAACATCACAATAATACTTTATGTCAGTCATTGTTTGTTTATCATGTGGTCGTACCTGTATCTTTCCAAAATGTGCCTCAATTCGATTGAAAACAAGGCCAAATTTCTGAATACATGTGTGCCGCATTTAGTTTCCCTCTTAACCTTCCTTTTCAGTATTTTGTTTGATATCATGAGTATGAGATTGGGTTTGTTTCGGATACCACAGAATTTGCTGAACTTTTTTGCCATCGAAGTCCTTCTCTTCCCTCCGCTCATAAATCCTCTGATCTATGGTTTTAAACTCACCAAAGTACGAAGACGGATTATTAGTCTTGTAACATTTAAAGCTAAATCTC GTGACAGTGTGGCGCTATTTTATCAGCATCCTCGTCTccatgagaagaagaaggaggccGACAGCAGTGTGGTGCAGTACATGCGAGCGAATAAGCGACTCTTGTTATTCCATCACCGGACACGACATCAAGGTTAA